The following proteins are encoded in a genomic region of Herminiimonas arsenicoxydans:
- the accA gene encoding Acetyl-coenzyme A carboxylase carboxyl transferase subunit alpha (Acetyl-CoA carboxylase carboxyltransferase subunit alpha) (ACCase subunit alpha) (Evidence 2a : Function of homologous gene experimentally demonstrated in an other organism; PubMedId : 1355089, 11133475; Product type e : enzyme) — MSKTTFLGFEQPIAELDSKIEELRFVQDDSAVDISEEIDRLSKKSQQLTKDIYAKLTPWQVSQIARHPQRPYTMDYVNEIFTDFHELHGDRSYADDLSIVGGLARFNGMPCMVIGHQKGRDTKERSLRNFGMPKPEGYRKAMRLMKLAEKFNLPVFTFVDTPGAFPGIDAEERGQSEAIGHNLYVMAELKVPLIATIIGEGGSGGALAIAVGDAVLMLQYSTYSVISPEGCASILWKSAERASDAAEALGLTAHRLKAMGLIDKIINEPLGGAHRDPKQMAALVKRALADTVRQFQGMKTKDLLAARHEKLMSYGKFKEISTPE; from the coding sequence ATGAGTAAAACGACTTTCCTCGGCTTTGAACAGCCGATTGCAGAACTCGATTCCAAGATCGAAGAGCTGCGCTTTGTGCAGGACGATTCGGCAGTTGATATCTCGGAAGAGATCGATCGCCTGTCGAAGAAAAGCCAGCAATTGACCAAAGATATTTACGCCAAGCTCACGCCATGGCAGGTATCGCAGATTGCGCGTCATCCACAGCGTCCGTACACGATGGACTATGTGAATGAAATCTTTACCGATTTCCACGAATTGCACGGTGATCGCAGCTATGCAGACGACCTCTCTATCGTCGGTGGTCTGGCCCGCTTCAACGGCATGCCTTGCATGGTGATCGGCCATCAAAAGGGCCGCGACACCAAGGAACGCAGCCTGCGCAATTTCGGCATGCCGAAACCTGAAGGCTATCGCAAGGCGATGCGTCTGATGAAGCTGGCGGAAAAATTCAATCTGCCGGTGTTTACCTTTGTCGATACGCCAGGCGCCTTTCCCGGCATTGATGCGGAAGAGCGCGGTCAGTCAGAAGCGATCGGTCACAATCTGTACGTGATGGCTGAATTGAAAGTGCCGCTGATCGCGACCATCATCGGCGAAGGCGGTTCCGGCGGCGCGCTGGCGATTGCGGTTGGCGACGCAGTGCTGATGCTGCAATACTCGACGTATTCGGTGATTTCACCGGAAGGCTGTGCCTCGATACTGTGGAAGTCTGCAGAGCGGGCATCCGATGCAGCAGAAGCATTGGGCCTGACTGCACATCGCCTGAAGGCGATGGGCCTGATCGACAAGATCATCAATGAACCGCTGGGCGGCGCGCATCGCGATCCAAAACAGATGGCAGCACTGGTCAAGCGTGCTTTGGCTGATACCGTACGCCAGTTCCAGGGCATGAAAACCAAGGATTTACTGGCAGCTCGCCATGAGAAATTGATGAGCTACGGTAAGTTCAAAGAAATCAGCACACCGGAATGA